TAGTATCAAGAGGAGATTTATGACTAAGCCGGAACGCATAGTATTGATTGGGGTAGCCGGAGACTCCGGATGCGGTAAGTCTACTTTTTTGCGTCGCCTGATAGATTTATTCGGTGAAGACTTAATGACAGTCATCTGCTTAGATGACTATCACTTATTAGACCGTAAGCAGCGTAAAGAAACCGGAATAACTGCACTTGACCCAAGAGCAAACAATTTTGACCTGATGTATGAGCAAATCAAAGCGCTCAAAGAAGGTCAAGCAATTGATAAGCCGATTTACAACCACGAGACCGGGGCGATCGATCCACCAGAAAGAATAGAGCCAAATCACATTATCGTTGTTGAAGGGTTACATCCCTTATATGATGAGCGGGTACGCGAACTCATTGACTTCAGTGTCTATTTCGACATCAGCGATGAAGTCAAAATTGCCTGGAAAATCCAGCGAGACATGGCAGAACGCGGTCACCGCTATGAAGATGTCTTAGCTCAAATCAATTCCCGTAAACCTGATTTTACAAAGTACATTGAACCGCAAAGAGAATTTGCTGATGTGGTTCTCCAGGTATTGCCCACAAACTTAATCAAAGACGATAAAGAGCGCAAAGTTCTGCGGGTACGTATGCTCCAGCAGGAAGGGAAAGAAGGCTTTGCCCCA
This portion of the Brasilonema sennae CENA114 genome encodes:
- a CDS encoding phosphoribulokinase, which encodes MTKPERIVLIGVAGDSGCGKSTFLRRLIDLFGEDLMTVICLDDYHLLDRKQRKETGITALDPRANNFDLMYEQIKALKEGQAIDKPIYNHETGAIDPPERIEPNHIIVVEGLHPLYDERVRELIDFSVYFDISDEVKIAWKIQRDMAERGHRYEDVLAQINSRKPDFTKYIEPQREFADVVLQVLPTNLIKDDKERKVLRVRMLQQEGKEGFAPVYLFDEGSSIQWTPCGRKLTCSYPGMQLYYGSDVYYGRYVSVLEVDGQFDNLEEVIYIETHLSNTSTNYKGEMTHLLLQHREYPGSNNGTGLFQVLTGLKMRAAYERLTSKQAKLAAKV